Proteins found in one Microcella daejeonensis genomic segment:
- a CDS encoding LCP family protein, translating to MLGGELTGSDERVASPATRRDRAARDAPLAVARHGRLRRHAWWRTALAGAATLLAVVLVSGASLAAIVTTQLAANIDTVEIGDPDAPLPTVGEWEGGFNVLIVGVDNVPGQTTGGGRDATLNDVNLLVHVAEDQQSAVAVSIPRDLIVPIPSCPTEDGEGSFSAMSAQQFNVAFSYGGLNCVVQTAEALTGLEIPYAGYVGFDGVARMSTAVGGVDVCITAPIVDPEADLNLPEAGEYTLEGYEALGFLRTRYGIGDGGDLSRISNQQAFLSSMIRKLQSEGTLTNIPTLYSLAQVTTESMTLSSSLANLDTLVSMAQVLAGMPTENIVFTQYPGTIPLSGPNTGRVIPLEEEAQALFDRIRADERFLPEEPENGTEAAPGAGGGVDAPAEPSPSPTASADPTTAPGASTPPVLEGVPGQTAAEARCAVGRG from the coding sequence GTGCTCGGTGGCGAACTGACCGGCTCGGACGAGCGGGTGGCGAGCCCCGCGACGCGGCGCGATCGAGCGGCGCGGGATGCTCCGCTCGCCGTCGCCCGGCACGGCCGACTGCGCCGGCACGCCTGGTGGCGCACCGCGCTCGCGGGCGCGGCGACCCTGCTCGCGGTGGTGCTGGTCTCGGGAGCATCCCTCGCCGCGATCGTGACCACCCAGCTCGCCGCCAACATCGACACCGTCGAGATCGGCGACCCCGACGCTCCGCTGCCGACCGTCGGCGAATGGGAGGGCGGCTTCAACGTGCTCATCGTCGGCGTCGACAACGTGCCCGGCCAGACGACGGGCGGTGGGCGCGATGCCACCCTCAACGACGTCAACCTGCTCGTCCACGTGGCGGAGGACCAGCAGTCGGCGGTCGCGGTATCGATTCCCCGCGACCTCATCGTGCCCATCCCCTCCTGCCCGACCGAGGACGGCGAGGGCAGCTTCTCCGCGATGAGCGCTCAGCAGTTCAACGTGGCGTTCAGCTACGGCGGCCTGAACTGCGTCGTGCAGACGGCCGAGGCGCTCACCGGGCTCGAGATCCCGTACGCCGGGTACGTCGGCTTCGACGGGGTGGCCCGCATGTCGACGGCAGTCGGCGGTGTCGACGTCTGCATCACGGCTCCGATCGTCGACCCCGAGGCCGACCTCAATCTCCCCGAGGCGGGGGAGTACACCCTCGAGGGCTACGAGGCGCTCGGCTTCCTCCGCACCCGATACGGCATCGGTGACGGCGGCGACCTCAGCCGCATCTCCAATCAGCAGGCCTTCCTCTCCTCGATGATCCGCAAGCTGCAGAGCGAGGGCACGCTGACGAACATCCCCACCCTCTACTCGCTCGCCCAGGTCACCACCGAGTCGATGACCCTCTCGTCGAGCCTCGCCAACCTCGACACGCTCGTGTCGATGGCGCAGGTTCTCGCCGGCATGCCCACCGAGAACATCGTCTTCACCCAGTACCCGGGCACCATCCCGCTCTCCGGCCCCAACACGGGCCGCGTCATCCCACTGGAGGAGGAGGCGCAGGCGCTCTTCGATCGCATCCGCGCCGACGAGCGGTTCCTGCCCGAGGAGCCCGAGAACGGCACCGAGGCGGCTCCGGGGGCTGGCGGCGGGGTGGATGCTCCGGCCGAGCCCTCGCCGTCGCCCACGGCCTCTGCTGATCCGACCACGGCGCCCGGCGCCAGCACGCCGCCCGTGCTCGAGGGGGTGCCCGGCCAGACCGCCGCCGAGGCGCGCTGCGCCGTCGGGCGGGGCTGA
- a CDS encoding alpha/beta hydrolase family protein encodes MPASLLERLDEIIDAGSPVVSVAPLVLSGPDRPRPLEVRVSAPATGTNLPIVLFSHGNGWNLDGYAPLTSFWASRGFVVIQPTHLDSRRYGFGFDHSAFPRIWTERIADLTRILDQLDVVEQAVPGLAGRVDRDRVAVTGHSWGAQTAQSLLGARILDEHGRTGDDLSDPRVTAGVLLAATGLGGDHLHPFVQANFPFMRPSFAELTRPTLVVAGDQDQSRMSSRGPDWFTDVYAHSPGATDLLTLRGAEHSLGGIVGYEVAETTDEDPVRVAIIQRMTTAFLRSALGVDAPSMDAARAAMVENPAPHGRLDTR; translated from the coding sequence ATGCCCGCATCCCTGCTCGAGCGGCTCGACGAGATCATCGACGCCGGCTCGCCCGTCGTCTCCGTCGCCCCTCTCGTCCTGTCCGGCCCCGACCGACCCCGGCCCCTCGAGGTGCGGGTCTCCGCCCCCGCGACCGGCACGAACCTGCCGATCGTGCTCTTCTCGCACGGCAACGGCTGGAACCTCGACGGCTACGCGCCGCTCACGTCGTTCTGGGCCTCGCGCGGCTTCGTGGTGATCCAGCCCACCCACCTCGACTCCCGCCGGTACGGCTTCGGATTCGACCACTCGGCCTTCCCCCGGATCTGGACGGAGAGGATCGCGGATCTCACCCGCATCCTCGACCAGCTCGACGTCGTCGAGCAGGCCGTGCCGGGGCTGGCCGGTCGCGTCGACCGCGATCGGGTGGCCGTCACCGGGCACTCCTGGGGCGCGCAGACCGCTCAGTCGCTCCTCGGAGCCCGGATCCTCGACGAGCACGGCCGCACCGGCGACGACCTCTCCGACCCCCGGGTGACCGCGGGCGTCCTCCTGGCGGCGACCGGTCTCGGTGGCGATCACCTGCACCCGTTCGTCCAGGCGAACTTCCCCTTCATGCGGCCGTCGTTCGCCGAGCTGACGAGGCCGACCCTCGTCGTAGCGGGCGATCAGGATCAGTCGCGCATGTCGAGCCGCGGCCCCGACTGGTTCACCGATGTCTACGCGCACAGTCCCGGCGCGACCGACCTTCTGACCCTGCGCGGCGCCGAGCACTCGCTCGGGGGGATCGTGGGGTACGAGGTCGCCGAGACCACCGATGAGGACCCGGTGCGCGTCGCGATCATCCAGCGGATGACGACGGCCTTCCTGCGCTCGGCGCTCGGCGTCGACGCACCGAGCATGGACGCGGCCCGCGCCGCCATGGTCGAGAACCCCGCGCCGCACGGCCGCCTCGACACCCGGTGA
- a CDS encoding TetR/AcrR family transcriptional regulator, with the protein MADTPGAPSRGERSTTVGRPPQSTQAILDAAAAVFVSSGVDAPVREIAATAGVGVGTIYRHFPTRPELVVAVYRHQVEACAEAGPRLLAESATPEIALRAWVAMFVDFLVTKHGLAGALRGAGDGSDALHAYFVDRLVPVAAALLDAACESAGVVPSVDAYTVLRGIGNLCIGAPKGTDYRASALVQLLISGVLAGDAA; encoded by the coding sequence GTGGCCGACACCCCGGGGGCTCCGTCGCGCGGTGAGCGTTCGACGACGGTGGGTCGCCCGCCCCAGAGCACGCAGGCGATCCTCGACGCCGCGGCGGCGGTGTTCGTCTCCTCCGGGGTGGATGCCCCCGTGCGGGAGATCGCCGCCACGGCCGGGGTGGGGGTGGGCACGATCTACCGGCACTTCCCGACGCGTCCGGAGCTGGTGGTCGCGGTGTACCGGCATCAGGTCGAGGCCTGCGCGGAGGCCGGACCGCGGTTGCTCGCGGAGAGCGCGACGCCCGAGATCGCGCTGCGGGCGTGGGTGGCCATGTTCGTGGACTTCCTCGTCACCAAGCACGGGCTCGCCGGTGCGCTGCGCGGTGCCGGCGACGGCTCCGATGCGCTGCACGCCTACTTCGTCGACCGGCTCGTGCCGGTGGCCGCCGCTCTGCTCGATGCGGCCTGCGAGTCGGCCGGCGTCGTCCCCTCCGTCGACGCGTACACCGTGCTCCGCGGCATCGGCAACCTCTGCATCGGCGCGCCGAAGGGCACCGACTACCGCGCCTCCGCCCTCGTGCAGCTGCTCATCTCGGGGGTGCTGGCGGGGGACGCGGCCTGA
- a CDS encoding glutamate--cysteine ligase, whose protein sequence is MPIRFASSPRSSIGIEWELMLVDDRGDLAGEAPGILAALEGRPGITGELLTNTVEIVSDPHARVADAVRDVRERIAEVHAVAEPRGIGLLSAGSHPSALWHEQRIAEATRYDKLIRRTQWWGRNMLIWGMHVHIGVERRAKVMPLLAELGATLPHLQALAASSPYWAGEETGYASNRALVFQQLPTAGLPWALDDWPAFEGFVDDLVRTGVVDDETEVRWDARPAPRWGTLEVRACDAPSSLHELAAVAALTQCLVERGSRRLDAGRAPAPLAPWFHRENKWRVARYGLDAVTIVDAGGREQPVREHLAELLIELAPIADELGCAEELGGVERILELGGGADRQRAVARAHDGDLAAVVRHLRAEFDAERPLAAPGEG, encoded by the coding sequence ATGCCGATCCGGTTCGCGTCGTCGCCGCGCTCGAGCATCGGCATCGAGTGGGAGCTCATGCTCGTCGACGACCGCGGCGATCTCGCGGGGGAGGCGCCGGGCATCCTCGCCGCTCTCGAGGGCCGCCCGGGCATCACCGGCGAGCTGCTGACGAACACCGTCGAGATCGTCAGCGATCCGCACGCCCGCGTCGCCGACGCCGTACGCGATGTGCGCGAGCGCATCGCCGAGGTGCACGCCGTCGCCGAACCGCGCGGCATCGGTCTGCTCTCGGCCGGCAGCCACCCGAGCGCGCTGTGGCACGAGCAGCGCATCGCCGAGGCCACCCGCTACGACAAGCTCATCCGGCGCACCCAGTGGTGGGGCCGCAACATGCTCATCTGGGGCATGCACGTGCACATCGGCGTCGAGCGCCGCGCGAAGGTCATGCCGCTGCTGGCCGAGCTCGGCGCGACCCTGCCGCACCTGCAGGCGCTCGCCGCCTCGAGCCCGTACTGGGCGGGGGAGGAGACCGGGTACGCCTCGAACCGCGCCCTCGTCTTCCAGCAGCTGCCGACGGCGGGGCTGCCCTGGGCGCTCGACGACTGGCCCGCCTTCGAGGGCTTCGTCGATGACCTGGTGCGCACCGGCGTCGTCGACGACGAGACCGAGGTGCGGTGGGATGCCCGGCCCGCGCCGCGCTGGGGGACCCTCGAGGTGCGCGCCTGCGACGCCCCCTCGAGCTTGCACGAACTGGCCGCGGTCGCCGCGCTCACGCAGTGCCTGGTGGAGCGCGGCTCGCGCCGCCTCGACGCCGGCCGCGCCCCCGCGCCGCTCGCGCCCTGGTTCCACCGCGAGAACAAGTGGCGCGTCGCCCGCTACGGGCTCGACGCCGTGACGATCGTCGACGCGGGCGGCCGCGAGCAGCCCGTGCGCGAGCACCTCGCCGAACTGCTCATCGAGCTCGCCCCGATCGCCGACGAGCTGGGCTGCGCGGAGGAGCTCGGCGGCGTCGAGCGCATCCTCGAGCTCGGCGGCGGAGCCGACCGGCAGCGCGCCGTCGCCCGTGCGCACGACGGCGACCTCGCCGCGGTCGTGCGGCACCTGCGCGCCGAGTTCGACGCCGAGCGGCCGCTGGCGGCGCCCGGCGAGGGCTAG
- a CDS encoding sensor histidine kinase — protein sequence MLTTEESTLDDRPLVSPRYTARLLQTTFFIIFGLATVLLLAIEFEVVANLRYVAAIAMVTIATLLPLLRGFQNPYYRPWMLALPILDFLAFFLIRLDGTGGVTNPMVMMLALPAVWVGVVKSRRAIAILVPFVLAVIAPDVLLLARGRLEEANADRAIMLIAVFPVVMLLTMVVAYMMSSILAGRQVELSSEQRRRAAAARETERTRRLLDTVLDALDVGVIVTSPTGERVLMNKVLRESPELTANDTDPWEAFKRIRALSTDRVTPIDAGDSSFDRVMRGQQVTDRLVWVGIPGGRQSALSVSAAPVHTADGEHLANVVLVKDVTDFMQALESKDAFIGTVSHELRTPLTTMAGFLELVLERRDELAQLDPEIVSWLEVMDRNVQRQHMLVRDLLTAAGSRNAPIAIARHSGDLAAVVRESAAALRSEAAASGVRLTVTGRDAIGRFDALRMAQVAENLITNAVRYTPEGGRVRVSASADETHLLLVVRDTGIGITPEDQERLFEQFFRAADARASAIRGVGLGLPIVKAIVDAHAGSIELDSEVGAGTTITVRLPR from the coding sequence GTGCTCACCACCGAGGAATCGACCCTCGACGACCGCCCGCTCGTCAGCCCCCGCTACACCGCACGACTGCTGCAGACGACCTTCTTCATCATCTTCGGCCTCGCCACGGTGCTGCTGCTCGCGATCGAGTTCGAGGTGGTCGCGAACCTCCGCTACGTCGCCGCCATCGCCATGGTGACGATCGCCACGCTGCTGCCGCTGCTGCGCGGGTTCCAGAACCCCTACTACCGGCCGTGGATGCTCGCCCTCCCCATCCTCGACTTCCTCGCCTTCTTCCTCATCCGGCTGGATGGCACCGGCGGCGTCACGAACCCCATGGTGATGATGCTCGCGCTGCCCGCGGTCTGGGTCGGCGTGGTCAAGTCGCGTCGGGCGATCGCGATCCTCGTCCCCTTCGTGCTCGCGGTGATCGCGCCGGACGTACTGCTCCTCGCCCGCGGTCGGCTCGAGGAGGCGAACGCCGATCGGGCGATCATGCTCATCGCCGTCTTCCCCGTCGTCATGCTGCTCACGATGGTCGTCGCGTACATGATGTCGTCGATCCTCGCCGGCCGGCAGGTCGAGCTGAGCTCCGAGCAGCGTCGGCGCGCGGCCGCAGCACGTGAGACGGAGCGCACCCGCCGGCTGCTCGACACCGTGCTCGACGCCCTCGACGTGGGCGTCATCGTCACCTCGCCGACGGGCGAGCGGGTGCTGATGAACAAGGTGCTGCGCGAGAGCCCCGAGCTGACGGCGAACGACACGGACCCGTGGGAGGCGTTCAAGCGCATCCGGGCCCTGTCGACGGATCGCGTCACCCCCATCGATGCGGGCGACTCGTCGTTCGACCGGGTGATGCGCGGGCAGCAGGTCACCGACCGCCTGGTGTGGGTGGGCATCCCGGGCGGTCGCCAGTCGGCGCTGTCGGTCTCGGCCGCTCCCGTGCACACGGCCGACGGCGAGCACCTGGCGAACGTCGTGCTCGTGAAGGACGTCACCGACTTCATGCAGGCGCTCGAGTCGAAGGACGCCTTCATCGGCACCGTCTCGCACGAGCTGCGCACGCCGCTGACGACCATGGCGGGGTTCCTCGAACTCGTGCTCGAACGGCGCGACGAGCTCGCACAGCTCGATCCCGAGATCGTGTCGTGGCTCGAGGTGATGGATCGCAACGTGCAGCGCCAGCACATGCTCGTGCGCGATCTGCTCACGGCGGCGGGATCGCGCAACGCCCCCATCGCGATCGCGCGGCACTCCGGCGATCTGGCCGCGGTCGTGCGCGAGTCGGCGGCTGCGCTGCGCTCGGAGGCGGCGGCGAGCGGGGTGCGCCTCACCGTCACCGGGCGCGATGCGATCGGACGCTTCGACGCGCTGCGCATGGCCCAGGTCGCCGAGAACCTCATCACCAACGCCGTGCGCTACACGCCCGAGGGCGGACGGGTGCGCGTCTCGGCGTCGGCCGACGAGACCCATCTTCTTCTCGTGGTGCGCGACACCGGCATCGGCATCACGCCCGAGGATCAGGAGAGGCTGTTCGAGCAGTTCTTCCGAGCGGCGGATGCCCGGGCGTCGGCCATCCGCGGCGTCGGGCTCGGCCTGCCCATCGTGAAGGCCATCGTCGACGCCCACGCCGGGTCGATCGAGCTCGACAGCGAGGTCGGAGCGGGCACGACCATCACGGTTCGCCTGCCGCGCTAG
- a CDS encoding LysE family translocator, with amino-acid sequence MSIAFLLTTLVVVATPGTGAVYSIAAGLTRGTKAGIVAAFGCTLGVIPHMVAAITGLAAILNASAIAFQTIKWLGVAYLLYLAWRTFRDTSLIDVDAGAAPSSFWRVIRTAVLINLLNPKLTIFFFAFLPQFVPAGATNGVWQMAGLSLVFMVVTFVVFALYGVFAATMRNQVITRPKVMAWLRRTFAATYVLLAGRLALETR; translated from the coding sequence ATGAGCATCGCGTTCCTGCTGACGACACTCGTCGTGGTCGCCACCCCGGGCACCGGGGCGGTGTACTCCATCGCCGCCGGCCTCACGCGGGGGACGAAGGCCGGGATCGTGGCCGCATTCGGGTGCACCCTCGGCGTCATCCCGCACATGGTGGCCGCCATCACCGGGCTCGCCGCCATCCTCAACGCCTCCGCGATCGCGTTCCAGACCATCAAGTGGCTCGGCGTGGCCTACCTGCTCTATCTGGCGTGGCGGACCTTCCGCGACACGTCGCTCATCGACGTCGACGCCGGCGCGGCCCCGTCGTCGTTCTGGCGCGTGATCCGTACTGCCGTCTTGATCAATCTCCTCAACCCGAAGCTGACGATCTTCTTCTTCGCGTTCCTGCCGCAGTTCGTGCCGGCCGGCGCGACGAACGGCGTCTGGCAGATGGCGGGTCTGAGCCTGGTGTTCATGGTGGTGACGTTCGTGGTCTTCGCGCTCTACGGGGTGTTCGCCGCGACGATGCGCAACCAGGTCATCACGCGCCCGAAGGTGATGGCGTGGCTGCGCCGCACGTTCGCGGCGACCTACGTGCTGCTCGCCGGCCGCCTCGCCCTCGAGACCCGATAG
- a CDS encoding B3/B4 domain-containing protein encodes MREQFPQLAAATLTLDAVTSDTDTTATAAPFLARASARLADRPESELPEIAAWRRAFSRMGLKPTQYRCASEALLRRLRTHGELPRIHPLVDLCNAVSVAYAIPIAVFDLDQVVGDLTVAPAAGTETYRSFSGETETPEPGEIIFRDDAGNAHARRWTNRQSALSAIRPGTRRVLIVVEALHDTASGDVEALRAELAAALGSHGWSGPGGQQVPHGPIPRR; translated from the coding sequence GTGCGCGAGCAGTTCCCGCAGCTCGCCGCCGCGACGCTGACCCTCGACGCGGTGACCAGCGACACGGACACCACCGCGACGGCCGCGCCGTTCCTGGCGCGGGCGTCCGCGCGTCTGGCGGACCGGCCGGAGAGCGAGTTGCCCGAGATCGCCGCCTGGCGACGAGCATTCAGCCGGATGGGGCTGAAGCCCACCCAGTACCGGTGCGCATCCGAGGCGCTGCTGCGCCGACTCCGGACGCACGGCGAGCTGCCGCGAATCCATCCCCTCGTCGATCTGTGCAATGCCGTGTCGGTCGCGTACGCGATCCCGATCGCCGTGTTCGATCTCGACCAGGTCGTCGGCGATCTGACCGTCGCCCCCGCGGCGGGCACCGAGACCTACCGGAGCTTCAGCGGGGAGACCGAGACGCCCGAACCGGGAGAGATCATCTTCCGGGACGACGCCGGCAACGCGCACGCCCGCCGGTGGACCAATCGGCAGAGCGCCCTGTCGGCCATCCGCCCCGGGACGCGGCGCGTCCTCATCGTGGTCGAAGCGCTGCACGACACCGCGTCTGGCGACGTCGAAGCCCTCCGCGCCGAGCTGGCCGCCGCGCTCGGGAGCCACGGGTGGAGCGGTCCGGGCGGGCAGCAAGTACCTCACGGACCCATCCCCCGACGATGA
- a CDS encoding sensor histidine kinase: protein MNDGNTLLDDRPLLSPRRTARLLQTSFLFVFALSTTVLLLVDPDAALRPSFLMGSLLVVGATALAYTTAFDAPHYRLWMLTMPALDYLAIFAIRAEGTGGVTNPLVLMLAMPAAWVGLTASRAALALLTPMVLSVIIPDIVFVLDPATDVAAADRSIMLVAVYPIVMMLAAGIAYLLASVLAERQQQLIAEQASRSTAARESERSRRLLDAVLDTLDVGVIVITPTGERVLMNRLLRDSPALTARGQDPWEAFASIRAFSADRVTPIAPEDSALARVMRGETVTDRLAWVGAPGKKQVALSVSASPVHTETGGHLANVVLITDVTEYLQALEAKDAFIGTVSHELRTPLTTLAGFLELIAESDEAFSEETRQWLDVMERNVQRQQMLVRDLLTAAGSRNAPIALQTDDADLLHVARESTAAIAPEAATRNIRLTVDGDPALGEFDALRMTQVAENLITNAVRYTPEGGQVHVHASARADELVMVVRDTGIGIAPDDQERLFEQFFRAADARASATRGVGLGLPIVKAIVDAHGGGIDVVSEQGTGTTVTVRVPRKRLLEA from the coding sequence ATGAACGACGGCAACACCCTTCTCGACGACCGCCCGCTGCTGAGCCCTCGACGGACCGCGCGCCTGCTGCAGACGTCGTTCCTATTCGTCTTCGCGCTCTCGACGACGGTTCTGCTCCTCGTCGACCCAGACGCCGCGCTCCGCCCGTCCTTCCTGATGGGCTCGCTCCTCGTCGTCGGCGCAACAGCGCTCGCGTACACGACCGCCTTCGACGCGCCGCACTACCGGCTGTGGATGCTGACGATGCCGGCACTCGACTACCTCGCGATCTTCGCGATTCGCGCAGAGGGAACCGGCGGCGTGACCAACCCGCTAGTGCTCATGCTGGCGATGCCGGCCGCATGGGTCGGTTTGACGGCCTCGAGAGCAGCGCTCGCACTACTCACGCCGATGGTCCTCTCCGTCATCATCCCCGACATCGTGTTCGTGCTCGATCCGGCGACGGACGTCGCGGCGGCTGATCGGTCGATCATGCTCGTGGCCGTCTACCCCATCGTCATGATGCTCGCCGCGGGCATCGCCTATCTGCTGGCGTCGGTGCTCGCGGAACGCCAGCAGCAGCTCATCGCCGAGCAAGCGAGCCGCAGCACCGCGGCGCGGGAGTCGGAACGATCGCGCCGATTGCTGGATGCCGTGCTGGACACCCTCGACGTGGGGGTCATCGTCATCACGCCGACGGGCGAGCGCGTGCTCATGAACCGATTGCTGCGCGACAGCCCTGCGCTCACGGCGCGCGGGCAGGATCCCTGGGAGGCCTTCGCGAGCATCCGGGCCTTCTCGGCCGACCGCGTGACCCCGATCGCTCCGGAAGACTCCGCCCTCGCGCGCGTGATGCGGGGGGAGACCGTCACCGACCGCCTGGCATGGGTGGGCGCGCCGGGAAAGAAGCAGGTCGCGCTCTCCGTCTCCGCGAGTCCCGTCCACACGGAGACAGGCGGGCATCTCGCGAACGTCGTCCTCATCACGGACGTCACCGAGTACCTCCAGGCGCTCGAGGCGAAGGACGCCTTCATCGGCACCGTGTCGCACGAGCTGCGCACCCCCTTGACGACGCTCGCCGGCTTCCTCGAGCTCATCGCCGAGAGCGACGAGGCGTTCAGCGAGGAGACGCGCCAGTGGCTCGATGTCATGGAGCGGAACGTGCAGCGTCAGCAGATGCTCGTGAGGGACCTGCTGACCGCCGCGGGCTCGCGCAACGCCCCCATCGCCCTGCAGACCGACGACGCCGATCTGCTCCACGTCGCGCGCGAATCCACGGCGGCGATCGCACCGGAGGCCGCGACGCGCAATATCCGCCTGACGGTCGACGGCGACCCGGCGCTCGGCGAGTTCGACGCGCTGCGCATGACCCAGGTCGCCGAGAACCTCATCACCAACGCCGTGCGCTACACCCCCGAGGGTGGACAGGTGCACGTCCATGCGTCGGCGCGGGCCGACGAGCTCGTGATGGTCGTGCGCGATACCGGGATCGGGATCGCGCCGGACGACCAGGAGCGGTTGTTCGAGCAGTTCTTCCGTGCAGCGGATGCCCGGGCCTCGGCCACCCGCGGCGTCGGGCTCGGTCTCCCGATCGTCAAGGCGATCGTGGACGCGCACGGCGGCGGCATCGACGTCGTCAGCGAGCAGGGGACGGGCACCACCGTCACCGTCCGGGTTCCTCGGAAGCGTCTCCTCGAGGCGTGA
- a CDS encoding MerR family transcriptional regulator, with the protein MMAWSTSELARLAGTTVNAVRHYHRLELLPEPARRHNGYKQYGVTHLLRLLQIRRLVELGIPLNRIDRVIAGADEELDDATLDEVDEELAATIDRLHRARSEIAAIRRDGAPAHTPSGFAGEASRLSAADSSMIHIYSRIYDADAMADIRTMVAEGPTPAGAALDALPADASEAMRERLAVELAPELAERMESYPWMRDPRDHLATSQETAEQAVVAALWKLYNDAQRDVLVRASERARRIVEGRGAST; encoded by the coding sequence ATGATGGCCTGGAGCACGAGCGAGCTCGCGCGACTCGCCGGCACCACCGTCAACGCGGTGCGCCACTACCACCGCCTCGAGCTGCTGCCGGAGCCGGCGAGGCGCCACAACGGCTACAAGCAGTACGGCGTGACGCACCTCCTGCGGCTGCTGCAGATCCGGCGGCTCGTGGAGCTCGGGATCCCGCTCAATCGCATCGACCGCGTCATCGCGGGCGCCGACGAGGAGCTCGACGACGCCACCCTCGACGAGGTCGATGAGGAGCTCGCGGCGACCATCGACCGCCTTCACCGCGCGCGCTCCGAGATCGCCGCGATCCGGCGTGACGGGGCTCCGGCTCACACCCCGTCCGGCTTCGCGGGGGAGGCATCCCGGCTCTCCGCCGCCGATTCGTCGATGATCCACATCTACTCCCGCATCTACGACGCGGACGCGATGGCGGACATCCGGACCATGGTCGCGGAGGGACCGACCCCGGCGGGCGCCGCGCTCGATGCGCTCCCCGCCGACGCCTCGGAGGCGATGCGCGAGCGGCTCGCCGTCGAGCTGGCCCCGGAGCTGGCCGAGCGCATGGAGTCGTACCCCTGGATGCGCGACCCGCGCGACCATCTCGCCACGTCGCAGGAGACCGCGGAGCAAGCGGTCGTCGCGGCGCTCTGGAAGCTCTACAACGACGCTCAGCGCGATGTCCTCGTCCGCGCGAGCGAGCGCGCCCGTCGCATCGTGGAGGGTCGCGGCGCGTCGACCTGA
- a CDS encoding GOLPH3/VPS74 family protein, translating to MTEKPDQGASEEWTMNESAGVPAQRSQEPSVTDTDDYRSLVEDVLLLLFQPDSNSIAGENTLFYVLGGALLADLALEQRVELRPASGVGGRIHALGSAAPDDEMQRSMWSYVNSKPRRAQSVLAAIGPTLREPVLERLVESGDLVRRRSKALGFIPTTTYSLGDERRSRLLAKVRGALVDGTVPDARTALLGALLSASGTLPQFHREIPWSGDVYLRGKKLERGDWGAAAASAAVTRTMVAMIAGSVATTIVIAHKD from the coding sequence TTGACTGAGAAGCCCGACCAAGGCGCATCCGAGGAGTGGACGATGAACGAGTCAGCAGGAGTTCCCGCGCAGCGATCGCAGGAGCCATCGGTGACGGATACGGACGACTACCGATCCCTCGTCGAGGACGTGCTCCTGCTCCTGTTCCAACCGGACTCGAACTCGATCGCCGGCGAGAACACGCTCTTCTACGTGCTCGGTGGGGCCCTTCTCGCCGATCTCGCCCTCGAGCAGCGCGTCGAGCTGCGTCCGGCCTCGGGCGTGGGAGGCAGGATCCACGCCCTCGGGTCGGCCGCGCCCGACGACGAGATGCAGCGCTCCATGTGGTCCTACGTGAACAGCAAACCCCGGCGAGCGCAGTCGGTCCTCGCCGCGATCGGTCCGACGCTGCGCGAGCCCGTGCTCGAGCGGCTCGTCGAGTCGGGCGACCTCGTGCGTCGCCGCTCCAAGGCCCTGGGCTTCATCCCCACGACGACCTACTCGCTGGGCGACGAGCGCCGCTCGCGTCTGCTGGCGAAGGTGCGTGGCGCCCTCGTCGACGGCACGGTGCCGGACGCCCGGACGGCGCTGCTGGGGGCTCTGCTCTCGGCGAGCGGGACGCTGCCCCAGTTCCACCGCGAGATCCCCTGGAGCGGCGACGTGTATCTGCGCGGCAAGAAGCTCGAGCGCGGGGACTGGGGGGCCGCTGCGGCCTCCGCCGCCGTGACGCGGACGATGGTGGCCATGATCGCCGGGTCCGTGGCGACGACCATCGTCATCGCGCACAAGGACTAG